In Hypomesus transpacificus isolate Combined female unplaced genomic scaffold, fHypTra1 scaffold_287, whole genome shotgun sequence, one genomic interval encodes:
- the LOC124463490 gene encoding protein bicaudal D homolog 2-like, with amino-acid sequence MSGEEREYPEATLVTEAGPQWLQAEMERLSRELSETTHEKIQAAEYGLAVLEEKQQLKQRFDEMETEYETVRQELDQLKEAFGQAYSTHRKVAADGESREECLILESASKEAHYQRLVLELQTELRQARDTLGCTQAENERMASVAVEMRESCALVELQQGQLRADIREYKVREARVLQDYSELEEENISLQKQVSLLRQSQVEFEGLKHEIRRLEEDSQCLHSQLEEALRLREISERQLSEALETIKTEREQKAALRKELSHHMTIGDAFYHGPLGGVSLDGLRLTEDPSSPGSEPDHGALIRGLENGVSRGGGGEDHEGVGAKRGEAFRPAPSLVDDLLSELNISEIQKLKQQLMQVERDKASLLSSLHDSQKQLEQAHGSLDEQRETVGRLSENLSAMRKLQASKERHSALDSEKERDSRDDDDGGGGDYYELDIDGPEILRCKYTVAVSEAGDLRLELKALKAEYQECRARYDEERGRLEAHVQDLSSKLASLEESSRVEHQEVARLEKELRQVSEAAGESQGSLNVAQDELVAFSEELANLYNHVCMCNNETPNRVMLDYYKDGKASMGRGREGRGRRSSPVLLANGLVPESSDPGNAGDAAPASTPSTPAPEPRAEPMNIYNLVAIIRDQIRHLQQAVDRTTELSRQRLASMELGSVADKDKDACMGEILKLKSLLSTKREQIATLRTVLKANKQTAEVALANLKSKYDIEKTMVTDTMMKLRNELKGLKEDAATFSSLRAMFATRCDEYVTQLDDMQRQLAAAEDEKKTLNSLLRMAIQQKLALTQRLEDLEFDHEQARRSGAGGRGKTSAKGRGAANHH; translated from the exons gcGTTCGGCCAGGCCTACTCCACCCACAGGAAGGTGGCGGCAGacggggagagcagggaggagtgtTTGATCTTGGAGTCGGCAAGCAAGGAGGCCCACTATCAGAGGCTGGTGCTGGAGCTGCAGACTGAGCTGAGGCAGGCCAGGGACACCCTCGGCTGCACCCAGGCCGAAAACGAACGCATGGCCTCTGTCGCCGTGGAGATGAGAGAG AGCTGTGCTCTGGTGGAGCTGCAGCAGGGCCAGCTGCGTGCCGACATCAGGGAGTACAAGGTGCGGGAGGCGCGCGTGCTGCAGGACTACagcgagctggaggaggagaacatctcactgcagaagcaggtctccctGCTGAGGCAGAGccag GTGGAGTTTGAGGGTCTGAAGCACGAGATCCGTCGCCTGGAGGAGGACTCCCAGTGTCTCCACAGCCAGCTGGAGGAGGCCCTGCGTCTGAGGGAGATCTCCGAGCGCCAGCTCTCCGAGGCCCTGGAGACCATCAAGACCGAGCGCGAGCAGAAGGCGGCGCTGCGCAAGGAGCTCTCCCACCACATGACCATCGGGGACGCCTTCTACCACGGCCCCCTGGGCGGCGTCTCGCTGGACGGCCTCAGGCTGACCGAGGACCCCTCTTCCCCCGGCAGCGAGCCCGACCACGGGGCCCTGATCCGGGGGCTGGAGAACGGTGTGTCcagggggggtggcggggaagACCACGAGGGCGTGGGGGCGAAGCGAGGGGAGGCCTTCAGACCCGCCCCCAGCCTGGTGGACGACCTGCTGAGTGAGCTGAACATCTCGGAGATTCAGAAACTCAAGCAGCAGCTCATGCAG GTGGAGCGAGACAAGGCGTCTCTGCTGTCCTCGCTGCATGACTCCCAGAAGCAGCTGGAGCAGGCTCACGGCTCCCTGGACGAGCAGAGGGAGACGGTCGGCCGCCTCAGCGAGAACCTGAGCGCCATGCGGAAGCTCCAGGCCAGCAAGGAGCGCCACTCGGCCCTGGACAGCGAGAAGGAGCGCGACAGCCGGGACGACGACGACGGCGGCGGCGGCGACTACTACGAGCTGGACATCGACGGGCCGGAGATCCTCCGCTGCAAGTACACGGTGGCCGTGTCCGAGGCGGGAGACCTGCGTCTGGAGCTGAAGGCCCTGAAGGCCGAGTACCAGGAATGCCGAGCCCGGTACGACGAGGAGCGCGGCCGGCTGGAGGCCCACGTCCAGGACCTGAGCTCCAAGCTGGCCTCCCTGGAGGAGAGCAGCCGGGTGGAGCACCAGGAGGTGGCgaggctggagaaggagctgaGGCAGGTGAGCGAGGCGGCGGGGGAGTCGCAGGGCAGCCTCAACGTGGCCCAGGACGAGCTGGTGGCCTTCAGCGAGGAGCTGGCCAACCTCTACAACCACGTGTGCATGTGCAACAACGAGACGCCCAACCGCGTCATGCTGGACTACTACAAGGACGGCAAGGCTAGCATGGGGCGGGGCCGCGAGGGCAGGGGCCGGAGGTCGTCCCCGGTCCTGCTCGCCAACGGTCTCGTACCGGAGTCGTCCGACCCCGGGAACGCCGGCGACGCCGCCCCGGCCTCTACTCCCTCGACCCCGGCCCCCGAGCCTCGCGCGGAGCCCATGAACATCTACAACCTGGTGGCCATCATCCGCGACCAGATCCGTCACCTGCAGCAAGCAGTGGACCGAACCACGGAGCTGTCCCGCCAGAGGCTGGCCTCCATGGAGCTGGGCTCGGTGGCAGACAAGGACAAGGATGCCTGCATGGGGGAGATCCTGAAGCTCAAGTCCCTGCTCAGCACCAAGAGGGAGCAGATCGCCACCCTGAGGACCGTGCTGAAGGCCAACAAGCAG acggcagAGGTGGCGCTGGCCAATCTGAAGAGCAAGTACGACATTGAGAAGACGATGGTGACGGACACCATGATGAAGCTGAGGAACGAGTTGAAGGGTCTGAAGGAGGACGCCGCCACCTTCTCCTCGCTACGCGCCATGTTCGCCACGCG CTGCGACGAGTACGTCACCCAGCTGGACGACATGCAGAGGCAGCTGGCTGCGGCCGAGGACGAAAAGAAGACCCTGAACTCGCTCCTTCGCATGGCCATCCAACAGAAGCTGGCCCTGACTCAGCGCCTGGAGGACCTGGAGTTCGACCACGAGCAGGCCAGGCGCAGCGGCGCGGGCGGCCGGGGGAAGACCTCCGCCAAGGGCCGAGGAGCCGCCAACCACCAC